TTAGTCAAATTCAGCAACCGTCTCCGCATTTGATCCAAAACGTGGGAGCATTTAATTGTCTCGATTATGCCTGTCCAATCAAATGCTAAAAGAAGAAAATTTATTGCCATTATATTTATAATTCAAGGAAATGTTATATTCGTCGATAAACCTATTTCATTTTGAACCTTAACACGCCTTTACAACATTTCAAAATTCCAGTGGAAAATTTGCGTTTCGAGCAAGTTGAGCCTCATGGTGGTGGCGTTACTTTTAAGAGAGATGATCAAATTGGTCATGGTAAATATCTTTTGAAAAGAACAACGTTAGTCAAAGCATCCTTGTCTGTAAAAAAGGATTTTGATTTTAGTAAGAATTTATTTGTTAATATCCGCTCTCCATTGAAGGTTCCGATCAAAAGTGAGAAACTGAAGCTGAAGAATTTGGGCTTCGAAATTATAAGCCTTAATAAAGCTGATATTAACTCTTGTCTTGCTAAAATCTCAAAGGACAAATTCGATCAACTCGCTGAGAAAATCTCAAAATATACTTTTGAGCCCGACCATCCCGGCAAAACAAATTTGGCTATTCTTGAAGATATTGAAGAAGTTAAAGTAGATGATAAAATGGCTGCTTTGGAAAAAGGCAGCTCAAAGCAGGACGTGATCATCTATTTGCATCATAATCTTTCCCAGAAAGAAAAATTTCTTATCCTCAATAATATTGAATCAGATTTTATAAAAGCTGGGGTAAAAACCGAATCTCAAATATTCCCTAATGGCAGGCCAATAGTTAGTTGCTCCGCTGAGTATGCTACGATCAAAAAGATAGCCAGTTTTTATTCGACCGTCAATAAGGTTGAAATAAATTCCACATTTTACGTTAAACGATCAGTGCCAGTTTTACCATTGCCCAGCAGTCTGAAGGTTAACGCGGCAATATCAGATTCTGTTGTCGCAATAATTGATTCAGGAATTCAGGCATCGGCAGTACCCTTTCAGAATTTAATAACAAGCCATTTGAGATTTTTGCCTGCTCGAGCTGTTGATATTGACCCAGATCACGGGAGTTTTGTTGCAAGTCGATGTCTATATGGTGATGAGATAGACATTTGTTTTACAACAAATACTTTGATGCCCTATTGTAGAGTAATGGATGTCACGGTATTCGGCAACGATGCAAGGGGTAGAAGTATCGGTCCGACAGACGATTTTTTGGTGAATGTGATTGGTCAGGTTGTCAAGAAACACTACAAAGATATTAAAGTCTATAACTTATCCTTGGGTAAACCCGAGTCTATAAACGATCACGAATTTTCTGAGGTTGCAAAGCAAATTGATTATTTATCTAAAACGTACAACGTCATATTTGTAGTGGCATCCGGCAATATTAATTCGCCGCTTGGTAACTATCCTCATGATCATTTTTCTCATAAAGATTCAAGATTAGGGGCTCCGGCTGAAGCTTTGCTTGCAGTAACCGTGGGATCAATCGCTAAATACGTTAATACAAATTGCCTCGCCGTTAAAGATGAAATTTCGCCATTTTCAAGGATTGGCCCTGGAGCAGATTTAGGGCTTAAGCCTGAGATAGTTTGTCATGGTGGAAATTTAGTGAAGGGGTATACTTCCAACCCCAGAACGTCGAGCTATGGAATTAACCATAAAGGCGACCACCTTGCTGTAGATGTTGGGACTAGCTTTTCGGCTCCTATCATTTCACAATTCGTTGTGCGTTTAATGGATGCTTTTCCAGATGCAACGACCAACCTTATTAAGGCCCTTTTATTCCATTTCGCTGAAAAAAGAAGTATTCCAAGCACAATACTTAACCCCCATACTTTTTATACCGGTTTTGGCGAACCGCATATTGAAAATTCAATATCATCCGCACCCAATACTTTCAGTTATTTTTTTGAAGGCGTATTGGATCAACAAAGATATCAGTATGTTGGGTTTCATATTCCGAGCATTTTCAAAACACGTTCTGACGCTAAACTAAAAATTAAAATAACGATTGTATTTGACCCGCAAGTCAATCCGACAAATGATATGGAGTATAGTATGGCGAGGATTAGTGCGACTTTATATAAAGCCCATAATACAGGTTTTAAAGAGATCACCGTACCGACAGCCGATAAATACAATTTGCCATGGAATCCTATTTTACAATTTGAAAAAGAATTTTCAAGAGGGTTCTTATGTGGTTATTGGGAACTACGTTTAAGACTTTTTACCCGTGGACCGATTGGAGAGAAATACAAACAGGGTTATGCTGTTATAATTGAAATCATTGATTCAAAAAATAAGATTGACGTATTTAATGAAACTGTCAACGAATTCGGAAGTAAGTACGATCTGAAAAGTAGAGAAGAGGCTGCTTGATTTGAGAAATTCATCAGGCCTCTATCACAAACTTTGTGCGCGATTTGATTACTTCACCTTTGGGAAACATGAATACAAATACGTTATAAGTATTGTCAAAATAATGATAGTCGCAGGTGATCGATTCGGTTTGCGTATCGATCGTCAAAACGTTTTTTGCCATTTTTCTATTTGACAAAAAGTTTTGAACGAAAGGTACATCAAAATCAAAATTTGAATTCCACTCGATCATGCCCCATTCCTGAGTAAATGATGGCGATTGAAAATAATTACGAATACTCAGGCATTGCGCTGCGAACGGTGATTTGGACTCTTTGTTGAGTACCAACAAGGCGCATCTTTTTTTAGAGTGTTCAACATATCTCCGGATAGTTGCGTGAAATGAAGCCCCAAACAGCTTTTTTAGATGTAAGCAGGTGGCTAATTCCAGAGGGTATTCGCCGACTTTATCGTTAAAAATATCTAACTGGAATAGTGCAGAGGAAGCAAAGTAATTCGCTTCAGCTTCAAATTGATCATTAATATCTGGATCTAAGGTTTCATCATCATCCAAAAACTTAAGCATGTTAGCCTGCCATCCACACAGTTCATGCCCCGCCTCGTGCAACTTCACAAAGGTCTGCTTAGATTCATGTTGCTGAAGGTCGAGATAGATAACTTTTTCACGGCGATCTAATACACCCCTGATCTTGGCCAACCCTCTCTTCAATGCCAAACTATGTCGTGCAAAAAAGTTTGACGGAACGACACTGAGATCGACGGACGAATCGATCTTTAAGTCTGCATAAGCTAAGATCTTGTCAACTGGCGTGGGGAAAACCCCGAACGCCTTACTTTTATGTAAGGCGTCAAATGCGACTTTCTCAACATCGTTTTTCTTTCTCTCACTTATCATTTTTCTGATGACGCAAAAACTTTAGATACTCGATAAGCTTTTCTTGTTCTTCAGCGGTGATATCAGCGGTCGCGGACGAAAATGCAAAGCTACCTGTACTAAAAGTCGAATCGCTTTTCTTTTCAACAACACCAGCAGACACCATTAAGTCGTCAAAGTTCATGTTAAATAGTTCCGCCAGTCGATATAAAGTATTTGCTGATGGCTTCTTTATTTTATCATTTTCTAATTGACTCAAATAAGCATTGGATATTCCGGACTGAATCTCAAGTTCTCTTAAAGACAGGCGCTTTAGCTCCCTGGCGTCTTTTAAGATTTTTCCAAGTGTTTTTTTTTCAGTTTCCATAGCCATACAAAGTTATAAACTCTTAATTTAATAAGCAAGTGCTAATTTTAGTAAGCTAAAAATCAAGCATTGCTAAATTTATCAAACTATCAATCAAGCACTTGCTAAATTTATCAAATATTTATAACGCATTTGCTTGATATATTTAGCAGTCGATGTATATTTGCTTCATATTTAAATCAACGAATATGGAAGATAATCAAAAGGGGGCAGACCTTTCAACTGCCAAAAAACTATTATCGCTGGTCATCGAAAACAAAAAGTTCGAATGGCGTAAGCAGTATATTTCTGGCAGAGAAGTAAAAGCATTAGTGAATGCCGGAGATGATGTCGATCTATTTTTATCAATTGTAAAACCATGGGAGGACGAACTCATCGGAGATGATGACCTGGTTGATTTAGCAAGGCCCGGCATTGAACGTTTCTTTTTCAAAAACTTTTTGTGGCTGACCATCAACGATAAGAAGTTTAAGTGGTATGAGCAGTACGTAACCGGCAAAGAGGTTAAATTGCTTGGTAACATTTCATTAGAGGACGATCTGTTTTTAAGTATTCAAAAACCATGGAATGACGAACATATTGATAACGAAACGAAAGTTGATCTCGCTCGTCCCGGAATTGAGCACTTCTTTTCAAAAGAAATACCTGCCGAAATCAAAATTATCGTCAACGGTCGAGAAAGATCTTGGTCGAAAAATACGATCTCTTTTGAAGAAGTCGTGGCACTCGCAGAGGGCAACGTACATAATAATAACAAGGCCTATACGGTCACGTATTTAAAAGGGCCGAAACAAAACCCACAAGGGGAAATGGGTAAAGGCGACTTCGTTTATGTAACCAATAAAATGATATTTAATGCAACAGCAACTGATAAATCTTAGTCCGGACCTGAAAAAACTTCGGGATGAAGGCTTGTCGTTGGCAATATATGGTGGATACGTTTGTATCCACCATATACCTTACGTTAACGAAAAAAAGGAAGTTAAAATTGGTACGTTGATAAGTGAATTGACCCTATCGGGTGGGAAAACAGCAAAACCATCTACCCACGCAATCTATTTTATGGGTGAGAAGCCTTGTCACAAGGATGGTAGTGAGCAAATAGAGATCGTTAACAATAGCCCGCACCAAGCGCTGGTCGGAGAACTGATAGGTGATCATTTTTTATCAAGTAAACCCTCAACTGGTTATTACGACAATTACTATGATAAATTCTCTAGATACATATCATTATTGTCCATTCCAGCCCGTTCAATAGTTCCGGATGTTACTGCCTATAATTTTTATCCGGTCATTGATAGTGAAGAGGATACCGTGTTTAATTATTTTGATACCAGTTCGAGCAGAGCCAATATCACTAAGATCAATGAGAAGTTTAAAGGTCAGAAGGTTGGTATAATTGGTTTAGGCGGAACAGGTAGTTATATTTTAGACCTGGTCAGTAAAACACCTGTAACAGAGATCCATCTTTTTGATGCTGACGATTTCTCACAGCACAACGCTTTTAGATCGCCAGGTGCTGCCTCCATAGAATCGCTCACAGGTAAGCAAAAGAAAAGTGAATACTTTCAACGTATTTATTCGAATATGCATAGAGGAATTGTATCGCACGTCACTTATGTAAACGAAGATAATATATCGCTGATCAAGGATCTATCATTTGTGTTTATCTGTGTAGATAAGAATTCTGTTAGGCAAGAGATTCTTAAGCAACTGGTAAAATTTGAAATACCCTTCATAGATGTTGGTCTTGGCGTAACGCTCGTCGATGACCAACTCATAGGCATTGTCCGGGCTACAACAGGAACACCACAAAAGAATGATCATCTTGAAAAGCGAATAGCTCAGGAGGATACAGATCAAAATGAATATGTGACGAATATCCAAATTGCAGACCTCAATGCTTTAAACGCAGTTATGGCGGTAATTAAGTGGAAAAAACTCACTGGTTTTTATCAAGATCTGATCCACGAACATCAAAGTTCTTATTCTATAAACGTAGGACAACTTTTAAATGGAGACACTACAGATTAAGTTTGTTGAGTTTATTCCGGAATTATTAGATAACGGAACTCTTTACATATCGATTGACTGTCGAACAGCGATACATAAATGTGTTTGTGGCTGTGGCAATGAAGTTATTACACCATTTTCTCCTACCGACTGGGAGCTAAGATTTTATGGTGACTCCGTTTCCTTATTGCCATCAATTGGTAATTGGAGCTTTCCATGCCGGTCACATTATTGGATAACCAATAACAAGATTCGCCATGCAGGAAATTGGACGAACAAACAAGTTTCTGACGGGAGGTTCACCGATAGAACAATTAAAAACAAATACTACAAGGACATAACTAATAGATTAGAGCCTCAAGTGCAAACAGTAGATGAATTACCACTTGAAGTGAAAAATGTGAGCTGGATAGCCACCTTTTGGGGCAAGTTAGTTTCAGCAATTAAAAGCATTAAAACAACGCTAAAAATTTAAATTAAATACAATGGGTAAAAATCAACATGTTGTACCGCATAACGGGAGTTGGGCGGTGCGTGGAGCTGGAAACAGCAGAGTTACAAGGATTGCAGACACACAGGCAGAAGCAATTCAAGTCGCGAGAACAATTGCCATTAATCAAGGTTCGGAAATGCTAATTCACCGACCAAATGGCCAAATAAGGGATCGAAACTCTTACGGGAATGACCCCTTTCCTCCGCAAGGGTAACCTTAGCCGGATAGGTTACATGCAGTTCAATAAATAAAGGAGGCGTCACGATTTTGATAACGCCTCCTTTTCATTCCATAAGTTACAAGAGATCGATATTATTAAATGCCATTTTTAATTACTTAATTTTCGAGTCTTCCAAAAACGCCAAAAATGGAATTAACTGTTCGATTGAACTCCCTATATCCCCGCTAAGTTTATTTAAAGAACAAAAAGCCTGCAATCATTTAATTGCAGGCTTTTCTGTTTCTGGCAAGATGCTTTTTAAACCGCCGCATGAATATGCCGGAAAAGCTGCATAGACGGGCTTTTGCCCGAACGTTGGAATATCTCCGGCGCGCCAAACAGGATGAAATTTTCTTTAGCCCTTGAAACGGCTACATTCAACATATTTGGCCCCGCATCAAAGAAGTAGCTTCTGCCTTGATCGTTTGAGCCATAAGTAGCCGAAAAAAGCACTACAGGCCTTTCAGCGCCTTGTAAAGCATGAACGGTACCAATGGTAAGGCCATTCATGTTAACACCCGTCTTTCGTAATGTGTTCCGCAGCATAAATTTCTGTCCGGTAAACGGTGTTACTATGGCAATTATATCTTTAAGCGGCATTCGATAATGGTTGACTAAAGCATCCTGATGGTCTGCTATCCATTTGGCTATCGTTATTGCCTCTTCCTGATTGGCACGGCTGGTACCACTTGTAATGGAACTACCTTTAACAGGTATAAACTGTAAGGGTGGCAGTAATCCGCCTTTCGCAGGGCCTTTCATGGGTTCCAGCAGTCCGTCGTAAGCCAGATCATTACAATAGCTGATAATCTCATCAAAACAGCGGCGATGTTCTGTAAGTAACATGCCGCGTGCCTGCCAAGAATAGAGATGATAATAGGATGATTTTTGAGCCAGCCGCATAATACTGCCAGAGCTGCACAGAAAGCCTTTGCTGTATAGATCATCTATAGCGTTTTGATCATTTAAGCTTTTGATCACTCCATAACGGTGTAAGTTAGCCTGATCTACTTTTTTTGGAACATTCCAAACCGGCTCAATCTGCAGGATATCGCCAACTACCAATGCTTTTTTCGCCAGCGCGAAGCTTGCTGAACCTACTTCCGGGGAAACCTGCCCGGCCTCATCAACAATAAGCAAATCAATAAAGTTTAGCAGGGGCGGCGTTTCCCATATGTTTTGGCCCGGAGCGACCCGGATAAATCTAGAATAACTGAAAAATCTCGGCGCCATGTAAAAGGTAGAAACAAAGCAAGGTGTTAACATGGCAAAACGCTGCCAGCGTTCTTTAGCAGCAGCCTCGCCATTGCGGCTCAGCCGGTCTGCTTGCAGCGCTAATCGGGTAGCAATTAGCCAGCGTCCTTCCCAATAGTGTACCGCGGTGTAGAACATGTCATATTTCAAGCCCACTTCTAATTGCTCATTAAAGGCCGGTTCGGCAGGCGTATGATTTACATTTGCCTTTGTTTTCCAGGCCTGCCAATCGTTTTGAGCTTTTTTGATTTGTTTTATAAGGCTGATCTTTTGATCAAAAAATTGCTGAATAGACTTAACCTGATAAAAATCTAGCTCTTCATAAGCGATAGGACAATTACGGAACAATTGTTTGGCGCGTGTAGCCCGTTTTTCCTTCACAAAGTTTAGGAAGAAAAACAACTTGATCCAGATCGATTCGGCATCCAGGTAGTTGCTGAAGCTCAGTTCCAACTCCGTGATCGCTTTTTCCAGGGCATCCAAACTATAGTTGCTCAATTCGGGCAGCTGGGCAGTTAACTTCTGATAGCTTTGCCAAATACCAACGCCTTTTATTAATAATTCGTGATTCGCTTTTAATGATTGTTGTAGGCTGTCAATAATAGCTGTAAGTGTGTTACCTGTTTGCCCGCTACAGGCAATAAAGTAGGCCTCGGCTGTAGCTAAATAAGTTTCATTTTCTTTGTCAGTATGTGTACCTGTTAGTCTGCCTTGTACGCGTTTAATCACCGGAATATTCGCCTGTACTTCGCGAGTTGCTCCAGGTAGGTATAGGCCAAATCCGCTTACATCAGGTAGCCAGCGCTCATAAAGCGTTCCTTTCTTTTGTTTTACATTTGAAAAGCTATCTATGATGTTTGTAACCGCCTGATTGTTTGCAGAGCAGGCCAGGATTATGCGCGGATCGCCCCCTGCAATTGCGGCTTGCACTACTTGGGTAGCAACCACGCTTTGCAGCAACGTAGTTTTACCTGTACCCGGTGGCCCATTAATCACTAAAATATCGCCCTCGTTTAGTGTAGTATAATGATATAAACTGGTGCGTTGCGATCTCGACAATGGGAACTCATAAGCCATTTGTCCAAGGTGTGCGGCTGACGCTTTTTCAAATTCTTTGTCTGAAAGTATGGATTTTAGCGGCGTCTCTTGTCGCTCCGTGAGTGTAGCAAGAGTTACGGGGACTTTTTTCTGTTGTATGATATAATCATATAAACCAATGATGCCATCAGCGGGGCCGCTCAAAGTATCGTTTATCACGATAACATACTCCTGGGTAACGGCAAAGTTTTCGGGACCGTATGTTTCTGGTTTCTGTCCCGTTATTGCCTTGAAAGCAGAAAATATATAATCGATATAGTCTTTCCATAACGGCTGGCCGTTAAATGGGCGCCCGAATGCTTCGTCTATACGGTCAACGTCAGCAAAAACAAAGTTTACTTCCTGATTAACCTGGGGTTCCAGATAGGCGCGGGGAATATATGGAAATGTATCTTCGTCCGGTTTAAGCTTGCCATTCCTGGTCAGCACTGCCCTAATCCAGAATGGATAAAATATGCCTCTTTCTCCGGTTAGCTTTGCGTATTCAGGCAAAGGGCTTACCCTAAACGGAGTAAGAAATACTGGTGCCTCTTCAATCTTTTCCCAGTAGGCATCTTTCGGGTCAGATCGCCCCTTATCTTCATTCACCCTTTTCTCAAAAGCATCTAATAAAACAGATGCTTGTTTAATATCCATCATTCCTTTTATGATGTCGATCTGAGCATTTCGCTGGTTAAGTGTTTTGTCTACCTCAATCACTACTCTGGCCGAGTCTGCCAGTGTGTTGCGCCAGTATCGAAGTATATTTATTTGCGGGTTTGTCAACATGTTAGCAGCTAATTTACAAAAAGCGTATTCGCTGGTTATGCTAATTAATACTTTCAGGGTTTATATCTGCTAAATGAAGCTCATCACGTGCGCAGTTTTTGTGTTGTCGTAAGGTTGTGATTGCCCGAAAGGGAGCTTATGAAAAAAAAATAAAAAAATAATCAACTGCGCAAATACACTGCGTAATTGATCTATCTCTTTGTATCGTCAAAAGGCTGAACCTGTTCACACAACGCCCCCTCTCCTGATTGGGAGAGGGGTTTTAGCCCGGAGACACATTTATTTTAATTATTATGGAAAAGGAAAAAATTGGCAACAACGAGTTAAAGGCTTTAGGTATTAATGAGGTGGATATTTTGGTGAACTTTAGCAGGGTGGCCAATGGTTTGCTTAAACACAATGTTATGGGTAAACCTGAAATTCTGGCTAACATTGAAGCCTTGATTGACGACCCTATGCCTTACGCGTTAAAAAAAGGCGGTAAGTTTAAAAATTTGGCTGAAGATGTTATCGCTTTGCGTAAAGAGGGCAAGTTTATAAAGCAGGAACGCGTTACCTTTAAGTTAAAAGAAGAGATAGCCGACTTCCAGGTTTGGGGTTTGGAAAATATTGAAGTTGGCGCTTTGGCGCAAATGCGTACCGCGGTGCAACTGCCGATTGCGGTTGCCGGCGCTTTAATGCCCGATGCCCACCAAGGGTACGGGCTGCCGATAGGAGGAGTACTTGCAACTACAGCTAATACCATTATTCCGTTTGCTGTTGGTGTAGATATTGCCTGCCGTATGTGCCTGAGTATTTTTGATATGCCGGCAGCTACGGTTGATATTGAGGCCCAAAAACTTAAACAAATGTTGCTGGATAACACCTACTTCGGGATGGGATGTACCACAAAATCGTATTTTGACAGCTCATTGTTTGACAGCCAGGCGTGGAGTGAAACCAAAGTTATCCGCTCCCTCAAGGATAAGGCTTATGCGCAGCTGGGTACTAGCGGTACAGGTAACCACTTTGTGGAGTGGGGCGAACTAATTTTAGCCGAAGGCGCTTTAGAGAGTGTGCCCGCCGGTAATTACCTGGCATTGCTTTCGCATTCGGGATCGCGCGGCTTTGGCGGGGCAGTGGCTGATCATTACAGCCGTATTGCCATGAGCAAAACTAAACTCCCTGCTGAAGCGAAGCACCTGGCCTGGTTGGATATGGATAAAGACGAAGGACAGGAATATTGGATAGCCATGAATTTGGCCGGAGAGTATGCCAGTGCCAATCACCACGAAATCCATAATAAGATAGCGCGGGCTTTGGGCGTTAAACCAATTACGATGGTTGAAAACCATCATAATTTTGCGTGGAAAGAACAGCTGGCCGATGGTACCGAAGTAATGGTACACCGGAAGGGTGCAACACCGGCGGGCGAGGGTGTGTTGGGTATTATTCCGGGTAGTATGAGCACGCCGGGTTTCCTGGTGCGCGGTAAAGGTAATATCGCCAGCATTAACTCGGCAAGCCACGGCGCAGGCCGTGCCATGAGCCGCAGCGCAGCTTTTAAAACATTAGATAAAGCCGTTGTTGCCGCCAACCTAGTTGATAAACGGATTACACTGATAGGTAGCGATATTGACGAAGCGCCAATGGCGTATAAAGACATCCATACCGTTATGGCCGCGCAGCACGAACTGGTAGAGGTGTTGGCAAAGTTTGAACCGCGTATTGTACGAATGGCCGACCCGAAAGAAAAGCCGGAAGATTAAGGTTCGATATTGATAAATTGAAAAGTGCGGCTTATTAAGCCGCACTTTTCAATTATGAGTTATGTCGAATACGGGAATGCTTTAACTATTATTGTAAATAATAATTATTATACAATTAACTTCTCGAAATTGCATGAATCGGTATTGCCTTGTTATATTTTTAATTTTTATCAGTGCATGCTCTTTAAACTCTACAAAAACGGTAAAAACGCGTACGGCAAAAAGTAATATTATTAAAGTAAATAATAAGTTATTAGATTCTACTTATATGCGCACCGGTTTTTATTTCCTTGCAGAAAAAGGAATAATTATGCGCCTTGATAAATCAAATAAATTCTACACAATTTCTCCATCACCTTTTGCATCAGTACAAAATATAAGTACGGTCAAGATTGAAAAAACACGACTTACGACTGGCGAATACACAGACCTCTGCATGATTTTTGACAAAATCGGAGCTCGGGATTTAAAAGATGGTACCGGCAATCCGCTGCATCCTGAAATAGCGGTAGTTGTTGCAAATCGCCTGTTGTATGTGGTTAAAAATACAATATCATTTAAAACAGGGGTAATGTGTGTCGGACTTGAAGGGTATTCGGAAGAGGAGATTGAAGAAATGCGCCAAGCTATAGATATGAAAAGATGATCATAAGGGATTTAACCTCATCTTTTCATGGTCAGTTTTAACTGCCGATTAAAGTATTGTACAGGCGTAAAATAAACAACCCGCACAAAAGGAGGGGGTTGTTTATTATTTTATGAGCATTAAAATAATTAGTTCTTAGCCTGATCCCAAATAGATTTAACTGTGTACACTTCCAGATTTTCACATCGATGTTGTTACCCCAAAAATGGAATCCTTCGGTGTTCTTAGCATCCGGCTTGCGTTGCATGGAGTAGGAGTAAGCGCCATTATCAATAAATACCTCAATGGATGTACGGTCAATGTAAATATCAGCGCTTAGTTCCATGCTGGTCATGTCTTCGGGCGAGTAAAATACGCCGTTAAGCGTGTTGTAGTTCATGTCATAATCAATTATATGCTGCCCGAACAGGTTGGCCGGCGCTTGTAGGCTGTTCCATTTTCTTTTGAATCAATCAGCGGATTGCCCTTATATTTTGTCCAGGTACGGCCTTTATCAAGGCTGTAAGCCATGCACTGTACCTGCTTGTTGTGCCCGTCAACCGTATAAGTTGCAATCATGGCAGGGGGTTTACCTTTGTTAAAACCGGCGGTGTTGTTATAATCAATAACTGCCGAACCCGAGAACATGGTGCCCATATCATCCGGACTAAGCGCTACGGGCAGCTCCTGCCAGTGTATCATATCTTTACTCACTGCATGGCCCCACGACATGTTTTCCCACTCACGTTCGTACGGGTTATGCTGGTAGAACAGGTGATACTCGCCTTCGTAAAATATCATTCCGTTAGGGTCATTGATCCAGCCGCGGCGTGTGGTAAAGTGAAACTGCGGACGGTTCTTTTCGTGGTACATGGAATCCTGCCCGGCAATTTTATCATCCTGATAAATTTTTGAGAGCCCTGCATTGTCACCTTCGTAACTGATGGTAACGGTTTTGCCTTTCAGGTTACTTACATCGCAAAACACCCAGTATTCAGGTTCGCCACTGGCCAAGCGTATCTTAAACTCGCGCTCCTTTTTGCCACCAACGGTAAACTTCATGTTGCTGCGTTGTTGCGCCTGCGATACCGGCAGGTTCAAATACCGCTTGGTAATTTTAATGGGCAGATCAGCCGCGTGTAATTGCAACACACTGCAAGCGGCCAGGCAGCAGGTAAGGAATGAGTTAGTGAATGGTCATAGTTTAATTTAATTAACAGCGTTTATTTAACCTCGTTTAGTTTACACCTTTAGATTTAATTTATCAGAGATCAGGCAAGGCATTTTAATGGTAATTGGTTTTAGCGTAAAAGCAATAAAATTACACACCTGAGAAAAAGGTTACAAATGCTTATATAGATATTGAAAGTTTGGTAAACTTTATAAACAAAGGATCATTCGATTCAGCACAATTCGGGCAACACTTACTTATTGCGATATTAGTATGGCTTGACATCGAATTTGTGTAAAAAGAGGTCGGCATGTAAATAATGCCGACCTCTTTATAACAAAAACTAAACTGAACTATTCGCTTCTTAAACTTTTTACCGGGTTAGCCAGTGCGGCCCTTACCGCATGCGAGCTAATGGTAAGCAGGGCGAATGCTATGGCCGTAATACCTGCTATTATAAATGGTAAAGCGGTTACTTGTATACGGTAATTAAATTCCATCAGCCATTTGTTCATCAGGTACCACGCTATCGGCGATGCTATCACTATAGATATAACAACCAGCTTCAAAAAATCAGTAGTCAGCAAACTTGTAATGCCCGATATGCTTGCGCCAAGTACTTTGCGGATGCCAATCTCTTTGGTACGTTGCTCGGCAATAAAAGCGGCAAGCCCGAACAAACCAAGGCACGCCACAAAAATTGCCAGGATAGAAAATACGGTAGCCGTGCGCGACATTATCTGTTCTGTAGCATACATGCTTTCAATATGATTATCCAGAAACTGGTATTCAAAGCTCGAGTTAGGCAAATCAGCTTTAAACTTGTTCTGCAATT
This genomic interval from Mucilaginibacter defluvii contains the following:
- a CDS encoding DUF2188 domain-containing protein — translated: MGKNQHVVPHNGSWAVRGAGNSRVTRIADTQAEAIQVARTIAINQGSEMLIHRPNGQIRDRNSYGNDPFPPQG
- a CDS encoding AAA domain-containing protein codes for the protein MLTNPQINILRYWRNTLADSARVVIEVDKTLNQRNAQIDIIKGMMDIKQASVLLDAFEKRVNEDKGRSDPKDAYWEKIEEAPVFLTPFRVSPLPEYAKLTGERGIFYPFWIRAVLTRNGKLKPDEDTFPYIPRAYLEPQVNQEVNFVFADVDRIDEAFGRPFNGQPLWKDYIDYIFSAFKAITGQKPETYGPENFAVTQEYVIVINDTLSGPADGIIGLYDYIIQQKKVPVTLATLTERQETPLKSILSDKEFEKASAAHLGQMAYEFPLSRSQRTSLYHYTTLNEGDILVINGPPGTGKTTLLQSVVATQVVQAAIAGGDPRIILACSANNQAVTNIIDSFSNVKQKKGTLYERWLPDVSGFGLYLPGATREVQANIPVIKRVQGRLTGTHTDKENETYLATAEAYFIACSGQTGNTLTAIIDSLQQSLKANHELLIKGVGIWQSYQKLTAQLPELSNYSLDALEKAITELELSFSNYLDAESIWIKLFFFLNFVKEKRATRAKQLFRNCPIAYEELDFYQVKSIQQFFDQKISLIKQIKKAQNDWQAWKTKANVNHTPAEPAFNEQLEVGLKYDMFYTAVHYWEGRWLIATRLALQADRLSRNGEAAAKERWQRFAMLTPCFVSTFYMAPRFFSYSRFIRVAPGQNIWETPPLLNFIDLLIVDEAGQVSPEVGSASFALAKKALVVGDILQIEPVWNVPKKVDQANLHRYGVIKSLNDQNAIDDLYSKGFLCSSGSIMRLAQKSSYYHLYSWQARGMLLTEHRRCFDEIISYCNDLAYDGLLEPMKGPAKGGLLPPLQFIPVKGSSITSGTSRANQEEAITIAKWIADHQDALVNHYRMPLKDIIAIVTPFTGQKFMLRNTLRKTGVNMNGLTIGTVHALQGAERPVVLFSATYGSNDQGRSYFFDAGPNMLNVAVSRAKENFILFGAPEIFQRSGKSPSMQLFRHIHAAV
- a CDS encoding RtcB family protein, with amino-acid sequence MEKEKIGNNELKALGINEVDILVNFSRVANGLLKHNVMGKPEILANIEALIDDPMPYALKKGGKFKNLAEDVIALRKEGKFIKQERVTFKLKEEIADFQVWGLENIEVGALAQMRTAVQLPIAVAGALMPDAHQGYGLPIGGVLATTANTIIPFAVGVDIACRMCLSIFDMPAATVDIEAQKLKQMLLDNTYFGMGCTTKSYFDSSLFDSQAWSETKVIRSLKDKAYAQLGTSGTGNHFVEWGELILAEGALESVPAGNYLALLSHSGSRGFGGAVADHYSRIAMSKTKLPAEAKHLAWLDMDKDEGQEYWIAMNLAGEYASANHHEIHNKIARALGVKPITMVENHHNFAWKEQLADGTEVMVHRKGATPAGEGVLGIIPGSMSTPGFLVRGKGNIASINSASHGAGRAMSRSAAFKTLDKAVVAANLVDKRITLIGSDIDEAPMAYKDIHTVMAAQHELVEVLAKFEPRIVRMADPKEKPED
- a CDS encoding GH32 C-terminal domain-containing protein, translating into MNYNTLNGVFYSPEDMTSMELSADIYIDRTSIEVFIDNGAYSYSMQRKPDAKNTEGFHFWGNNIDVKIWKCTQLNLFGIRLRTNYFNAHKIINNPLLLCGLFILRLYNTLIGS
- a CDS encoding DUF4980 domain-containing protein, translated to MLQLHAADLPIKITKRYLNLPVSQAQQRSNMKFTVGGKKEREFKIRLASGEPEYWVFCDVSNLKGKTVTISYEGDNAGLSKIYQDDKIAGQDSMYHEKNRPQFHFTTRRGWINDPNGMIFYEGEYHLFYQHNPYEREWENMSWGHAVSKDMIHWQELPVALSPDDMGTMFSGSAVIDYNNTAGFNKGKPPAMIATYTVDGHNKQVQCMAYSLDKGRTWTKYKGNPLIDSKENGTAYKRRPTCSGSI